One Mycolicibacterium sp. ND9-15 genomic window, GAGGACCCGGTTTGCGCGCGGTCGGTTTCGTCAGGGGCGATGAGTACAGAAGCAGTGCTCATGCCTGCACGCTCGCCCAGCCGCATCTCCGGGTGGCATCGGGCGGGTGACGTGTCGCTGAGCGCCTGGTGACGAATTCCCGCAGCGCCTTACCCGCGCGAGCGCTCATCCTGGTACGCCACAAGCGCCCGAATCTGTACAGGAGTGAGCGCTCGCGGGGACGGCAGAAGGCCCCCGAACAGTGTCCGGGGGCCTTCGCGCAGGAAACTCAGCCCTTGCGGGCCTTGACCGCCTCGGTCAACTGCGGTGTGACCTTGAACAGGTCGCCGACGATGCCGAGGTCGGCGATCTCGAAGATCGGCGCCTCTTCGTCCTTGTTCACCGCGATGATCGTCTTGGATGTCTGCATACCGGCGCGGTGCTGGATCGCGCCGGAGATGCCGAGCGCGATGTACAGCTGCGGCGAGACCGTCTTACCGGTCTGGCCCACCTGGAACTGGCCCGGGTAGTAGCCGGAGTCGACCGCGGCACGGGACGCGCCGACGGCGCCGCCGAGCGAGTCCGCCAGTTCCTCGACGACCGTGAAGTTCTCGGCGCTGCCGACACCGCGGCCGCCCGAGACGACCACCGTGGCCTCGGTGAGCTCCGGCCGGTCGCCGGCGACGGCCGGTTCGCGCTTGGTGATCTTCGTCGCGTTCTCGGCCTGCCCGGGCACCTCGACGTTGACGACCTCGCCTGCACCGTCGGCGGGTTCGGCGTCGACGGCGCCGGCGCGCAGCGTGATGACCGGAACCTCACCGGTGGACTGGGCCTCGACGGTGAACGCACCGCCGAAGATCGAGTGAACGGCCACGCCGCCCTCTTCGAGGCCGACGACGTCGGTCAGGACCCCGGCACCGATCCGGGCCGCGAGGCGCCCGGCGATCTCCTTGCCGTCGGCGCTGGCGGCCAACACCACGCCCGCCGGGGAGGCGGACTCGACCAGCGAGGCCAGCACATCGACCTGCGGCGTGATCAGGTAGTTCTCCGCGTCTTCGGACTCCGCGACGTAGATCTTGGCGGCGCCGGCGGACTTGAGGCCCTCGACGAGCGGTTGTGCGGTGCCCGGTGCGCCGACGACGACGGCCGAGGGCTCGCCCAGCTTGCGAGCCGCGGTGATCAACTCCGAGGTGACCTTCTTCAGCGCACCTTCGGCGTGCTCGACGAGCACGAGTACTTCAGCCATTGGTATGTCTCTCGTTTCTCAAGTACGGAAGGAATGATCTGCTAGATGATTTTTTGAGCGACCAGGTACTCGGCGATCTTGGTGCCGCCGTCGCCTTCGTCGGTGACCTTCTCACCCGCGGTCTTCGGCGGCTTCGGCGTCGACGAGAGCACCTTGGAACCGGCGTTGTCGAGACCGACCTCGTCGCCCTCGACGCCGATCTCGGCGAGCGTGAGCTTGGTGACTTCCTTCTTCTTGGCGGCCATGATGCCCTTGAAGGACGGGAAGCGGGGCTCGTTGATCTTCTCGTTGACACTCACCACGGCGGGCAGCGGCGCCTCGACGGTGAAGACGCCGTCGTCGGTCTCCCGTTCGCCGCTGACCTTGCCGCCCTCGACGGTCACCTTGCGCAGGTGCGTCAACTGCGGCAGGCCCAGGTACTCGGCGATGATCGCGGGAACCGCGCCGCCGGTGCCGTCGGTGGCCTCATTGCCGGCGATGACCAACTCAGTGCCCTCGATGGTGCCCAGCGCGCGCGCCAGGGCCCAGCCGGTCTGAATCATGTCCGAGCCGTGCATGCCGTCGTCGACGAGG contains:
- a CDS encoding electron transfer flavoprotein subunit alpha/FixB family protein; the encoded protein is MAEVLVLVEHAEGALKKVTSELITAARKLGEPSAVVVGAPGTAQPLVEGLKSAGAAKIYVAESEDAENYLITPQVDVLASLVESASPAGVVLAASADGKEIAGRLAARIGAGVLTDVVGLEEGGVAVHSIFGGAFTVEAQSTGEVPVITLRAGAVDAEPADGAGEVVNVEVPGQAENATKITKREPAVAGDRPELTEATVVVSGGRGVGSAENFTVVEELADSLGGAVGASRAAVDSGYYPGQFQVGQTGKTVSPQLYIALGISGAIQHRAGMQTSKTIIAVNKDEEAPIFEIADLGIVGDLFKVTPQLTEAVKARKG
- a CDS encoding electron transfer flavoprotein subunit beta/FixA family protein, which gives rise to MTNIVVLIKQVPDTWSERKLTDGDYTLDREAADAVLDEINERAVEEALLIKEREGGESTVTVLTAGPERATEAIRKALSMGADKAVHLVDDGMHGSDMIQTGWALARALGTIEGTELVIAGNEATDGTGGAVPAIIAEYLGLPQLTHLRKVTVEGGKVSGERETDDGVFTVEAPLPAVVSVNEKINEPRFPSFKGIMAAKKKEVTKLTLAEIGVEGDEVGLDNAGSKVLSSTPKPPKTAGEKVTDEGDGGTKIAEYLVAQKII